The following proteins come from a genomic window of Salvia hispanica cultivar TCC Black 2014 chromosome 4, UniMelb_Shisp_WGS_1.0, whole genome shotgun sequence:
- the LOC125220246 gene encoding binding partner of ACD11 1-like translates to MAEGSKLADLYVSITLIKNYQLPPDAASLTSPPKSSAVKKAEDVVSTMLARGFVLGKDSLKRAKSFDGKHKLTVHALANVASLDRSFELSKTLSMGTAVANEMVREMDEVFQVSDITKFAYSAVEVTASSAGSVIKGNSYVLTGASWVTNAYIAITKAVEDVGAMTMQKVERVEEEEDAIYQCQSLNSSPALPVSSADVSSKHL, encoded by the exons ATGGCAGAG GGATCCAAGTTAGCTGATCTCTATGTGTCAATAACGCTGATTAAGAATTATCAACTGCCTCCAGATGCTGCTTCCCTCACATCA CCGCCCAAGTCGAGTGCTGTGAAGAAGGCTGAGGATGTGGTGAGCACCATGCTAGCTAGGGGCTTTGTCTTGGGAAAGGATAGTCTCAAAAGGGCAAAGTCATTTGACGGGAAGCACAAATTGACAGTACACGCCTTGGCTAACGTTGCTTCCCTAGACCGAAGTTTTGAGCTGAGCAAGACGCTGAGCATGGGGACAGCTGTAGCAAACGAGATGGTGAGAGAAATGGATGAGGTGTTTCAAGTATCAGATATTACAAAGTTCGCTTATTCAGCTGTTGAGGTTACAGCCAGCAGTGCAGGATCTGTCATCAAGGGCAATAGCTATGTCTTGACCGGAGCTTCGTGGGTCACTAATGCATACATAGCCATCACAAAGGCGGTCGAGGATGTAGGGGCGATGACGATGCAGAAGGTGGAGAgggttgaggaggaggaggatgcAATATATCAATGCCAGTCGCTAAACTCGTCACCAGCTCTTCCGGTCAGTTCAGCTGATGTGAGTAGCAAGCATCTTTGA